A single genomic interval of Chitinophaga sp. 180180018-3 harbors:
- a CDS encoding ribonuclease H-like domain-containing protein produces MLPNIALDQLLLLDIETTPAAPALEQVPENIQELWREKIAKTAPVSGEEDAAYADRAGIYAEFGKIICISVGFFNLEDNRYKLRLKSFYNDDEAIVLTGFLELINKFYAKYPRFQFAGHNIKEFDIPFICRRSVIHQLSLPQPLQLHGFKPWEVPMLDTLQLWRFGDFKHYISLKLLTAVMGIETPKDDIDGSMVAKVYWQERDLERIVTYCQKDVLAVAQLLLKFKRLPSLNPETDIVIVK; encoded by the coding sequence GTGCTTCCAAATATTGCATTAGATCAGTTACTACTGCTGGACATAGAAACCACTCCGGCTGCTCCCGCTCTGGAACAGGTACCTGAAAACATACAGGAGCTCTGGCGGGAAAAAATTGCAAAAACTGCGCCAGTTTCGGGAGAAGAGGATGCAGCATACGCCGACAGGGCAGGCATTTACGCTGAATTCGGGAAAATCATCTGTATTTCCGTGGGTTTTTTCAACCTGGAAGATAATCGCTATAAGCTCCGGCTGAAGTCGTTTTATAATGATGATGAAGCAATTGTACTAACAGGTTTCCTTGAATTGATAAATAAATTCTATGCGAAATACCCCCGCTTCCAGTTCGCCGGACATAATATCAAAGAATTTGATATTCCATTTATTTGCAGGAGGTCTGTTATCCATCAGTTATCTTTGCCCCAGCCTTTACAGTTGCATGGCTTCAAACCCTGGGAAGTTCCTATGCTCGATACCCTGCAACTGTGGCGCTTTGGCGATTTCAAACATTATATTTCCCTGAAACTGCTCACGGCTGTAATGGGGATCGAAACTCCCAAAGACGATATCGACGGCAGCATGGTCGCTAAAGTGTACTGGCAGGAGAGAGATCTGGAACGCATCGTTACCTATTGCCAGAAGGATGTACTCGCTGTAGCACAACTGCTGCTGAAATTCAAACGTCTGCCTTCGTTAAATCCGGAGACAGACATTGTGATTGTTAAATAA